One Mycobacteroides salmoniphilum DNA segment encodes these proteins:
- a CDS encoding TadE family type IV pilus minor pilin, giving the protein MAALVAVLVLCSAGIQAVSMQVRCVDAAREAARLVARGDDSDARAVARRIAPRGAVLEVRRDGDYAVARVAATSRLLPTITIAAESVSAMEPQG; this is encoded by the coding sequence ATCGCGGCGTTGGTGGCGGTACTCGTGTTGTGCTCCGCGGGAATCCAGGCGGTGTCGATGCAGGTGCGCTGTGTGGACGCTGCGCGAGAGGCAGCGCGATTGGTGGCGCGCGGCGATGACTCCGATGCGAGAGCGGTCGCGCGTCGGATTGCCCCGCGCGGTGCGGTGCTCGAAGTGCGGCGGGACGGCGACTATGCGGTGGCGCGGGTCGCCGCGACGAGTAGATTGCTACCGACCATTACGATTGCGGCTGAGTCGGTTTCAGCGATGGAACCCCAGGGCTGA
- a CDS encoding TadA family conjugal transfer-associated ATPase, with amino-acid sequence MTGSLIDRVRERLATENATLRPTAVAAVIRAESGGVLGDSDVLHNIKELQSELAGAGILEPLLCAEGTTDVLVTAPDRVWVDDSQGLRLTTVKFADDAAVRRLAQRLALAVGRRLDDAQPFVDGQLTGIGPPRSVVRIHAVLAPIAVGGTCVSLRVLRPTVKGLEQLIADGTVAQDAGRLLRGMLAARLAFLVTGGTGAGKTTLLSALLGAVHPSERIICAEDAAELAPRHPHVVTLAARTVNVEGAGEVTLRQLVRQALRMRPDRIVVGEVRGAEVVELLTALNTGHDGGAGTVHANAPAEVPARLEALGALGGLDRAALHSQFAAAIQCVCHIRRFGNVRRLTEIAVVCSGDDGIARVIPAWNVDGGPCSGAEQLDALIARSVP; translated from the coding sequence ATGACCGGATCGCTGATCGATCGTGTTCGGGAGCGGCTCGCCACCGAGAATGCGACGCTGCGGCCTACGGCGGTAGCGGCGGTGATACGCGCTGAATCCGGTGGTGTACTGGGTGATAGCGATGTGCTGCACAACATAAAGGAGCTCCAAAGTGAGCTCGCCGGTGCCGGCATCCTCGAGCCACTGTTGTGCGCGGAGGGTACGACGGATGTCTTGGTCACCGCACCTGATCGAGTCTGGGTGGATGACAGTCAAGGATTGCGCCTCACCACAGTGAAATTCGCCGACGACGCTGCCGTGCGCCGGCTCGCGCAACGGTTGGCCCTCGCGGTGGGGCGACGCCTCGATGACGCGCAGCCATTTGTTGACGGTCAGCTGACGGGCATCGGTCCACCCCGTTCGGTGGTGCGTATCCACGCGGTGCTGGCGCCCATCGCAGTCGGCGGGACGTGTGTGTCGCTGCGCGTATTGCGTCCCACTGTTAAGGGTTTGGAGCAGCTGATCGCCGACGGCACTGTTGCGCAGGATGCCGGTAGGTTGCTTCGCGGAATGCTGGCCGCCCGACTGGCATTCCTTGTCACCGGGGGCACAGGCGCGGGTAAGACCACCTTGCTTTCGGCACTGCTCGGAGCCGTGCATCCGTCAGAACGCATCATTTGCGCCGAGGATGCCGCCGAGCTCGCGCCGCGTCACCCGCATGTGGTCACGCTTGCGGCGCGCACCGTCAACGTGGAGGGCGCCGGGGAAGTGACCCTGCGCCAGTTGGTACGTCAGGCGTTGCGTATGCGTCCGGACCGGATTGTGGTGGGGGAGGTGCGTGGAGCCGAGGTGGTCGAACTGCTGACCGCCCTGAACACCGGCCACGATGGCGGTGCGGGAACCGTCCACGCGAACGCTCCGGCGGAGGTCCCCGCTCGGTTGGAGGCACTCGGCGCCTTAGGCGGACTCGACCGCGCCGCACTCCATTCTCAATTCGCCGCGGCCATTCAATGTGTCTGTCACATAAGAAGATTTGGCAATGTTCGGCGGTTGACCGAAATCGCGGTGGTCTGCAGCGGCGACGACGGGATTGCGCGGGTGATACCCGCATGGAACGTTGACGGCGGGCCTTGTTCCGGTGCGGAGCAGCTCGATGCGTTGATCGCTCGGAGTGTGCCATGA
- a CDS encoding RND family transporter produces the protein MTSGQQPPEDADTGPVLVPPAPPVAKEPEKRPGPVRLLRVLAIPVVIFWVVAAAALNIFVPTLEETTAANAKAMIPRDAPSSAAAITQGQDFKESDYTSMAVVVLETQGRKLGEQDHRYYNTMVRDLLEDKEHVQSLMDLWGDPVTRSGQQSADGQAATLTVRPAGDLGDADSNRSIKAIRDIVEKLDKEKPEGLTVYVSGPAPLASDTLNAADESMVTLTIVTIVVIIAMLLIAYRSFTRAIIPLIGVLITLATARGVVSLLVENHVIGISSFAMNMAVSLVLGVATDYGIFYLGRFQEARRAGEDRESAYYTSVRSVAHVVLGSGIAISGACLCLSLTTLDYFRTLGPPCFVAMIVAVIAALTLGPALLTLGSKVPWLSEPAKTSPVWRKLGTAIAKWPVAMIAVAALVIPLCIANLANYTVSYNDRDYAPKSVESSRGYDAADRHFQPSQLSIDTLYVKADHDMRNTTDMISLDRIAKNIVRTPGISMVQSITRPNGRPLEHASLPYAMGSMGTKIGQNLGFLKDRVTDIDTMAARMGDMMELSKNMADITGQLSAGTQMSVEASRGLKVAMDKTRDNLANFDDFFRPVRNYLYWEPHCFDIPICWAMRSLNESIDNIDEATSQLGPMVDGLSMVDAATPQMITQLNAMVQNMAVMQKLTLTMQSLFHATIAQLEPMINPMVDMGKAFDNAKNDDFFFMPPDAFKTNDFQTGLKFMMTPDGKGARILIYHEGEAMSPEGIDQIQRAASAAHEAIKGTSLSNVDLLVAGASANYRDVQAFSMNDILTMMLATFGLVFLIVMVITRTLAGSVIVLITVVLSFLGSLGLAAFIWETLIGIELHWLTLPIAFIVLVGVGCDYNLLLLSRYREELHAGIRTGLIRTIAGSGNVAVTAAFVLAGTMLAMLSSDVVNIGQAGSTICIGLIFDMMIVRLFLVMPLARILGPWFWWPQKLPARKRATFRDEPERGPRPDVPATS, from the coding sequence ATGACCTCGGGTCAGCAGCCGCCGGAGGACGCGGATACCGGTCCGGTGCTGGTGCCGCCCGCACCGCCGGTGGCGAAGGAACCCGAGAAGCGCCCTGGGCCTGTGCGATTGCTCCGGGTGCTGGCGATTCCGGTGGTGATCTTCTGGGTGGTGGCAGCTGCGGCTCTGAACATTTTCGTGCCCACGTTGGAAGAAACGACCGCGGCCAATGCCAAGGCGATGATTCCGCGTGATGCACCCTCATCGGCCGCTGCCATCACCCAGGGGCAGGATTTCAAGGAGTCCGACTACACGAGCATGGCGGTCGTTGTCCTGGAGACCCAGGGCCGCAAGCTCGGCGAGCAGGACCACCGGTACTACAACACAATGGTCCGCGATCTGCTCGAGGACAAAGAGCACGTCCAGTCTCTGATGGATCTGTGGGGTGACCCGGTCACCCGGTCGGGTCAGCAGAGCGCGGACGGTCAGGCGGCAACGCTGACGGTGCGCCCGGCCGGAGATCTGGGTGATGCCGACTCGAACAGGTCGATCAAGGCCATCCGCGACATCGTCGAAAAGCTGGATAAGGAAAAGCCTGAGGGGCTCACGGTTTATGTGAGCGGCCCGGCGCCTTTGGCCTCGGACACTCTCAATGCCGCCGACGAGAGCATGGTCACGCTGACGATCGTCACCATCGTGGTGATCATCGCGATGCTGCTCATCGCCTACCGGTCTTTCACTCGGGCGATCATCCCGTTGATCGGTGTGTTGATTACGTTGGCCACTGCCCGCGGCGTGGTCTCGCTTCTGGTCGAAAATCACGTCATCGGGATCTCGTCGTTCGCGATGAACATGGCAGTGTCATTGGTTCTGGGTGTGGCCACCGATTACGGGATCTTTTACCTGGGTCGTTTCCAGGAGGCCCGGCGCGCGGGGGAGGACCGGGAGTCGGCGTACTACACCTCGGTGCGCAGCGTGGCCCATGTTGTTCTGGGGTCGGGCATCGCCATATCCGGTGCGTGTCTGTGTCTGAGTCTGACGACCCTCGACTACTTCCGCACCCTGGGTCCACCGTGTTTTGTGGCGATGATTGTCGCGGTTATCGCGGCGCTCACGCTGGGGCCCGCCCTGTTGACGCTGGGTAGCAAGGTTCCCTGGTTGTCCGAGCCGGCCAAGACCAGTCCGGTCTGGCGTAAGTTGGGCACGGCGATCGCCAAGTGGCCGGTCGCGATGATTGCGGTTGCCGCCCTGGTGATTCCGTTGTGTATCGCTAACCTGGCCAACTACACGGTGAGCTATAACGATCGCGATTACGCACCTAAGAGCGTCGAGTCGTCTCGGGGGTATGACGCTGCGGACCGGCATTTCCAGCCGAGTCAGCTGTCGATCGATACCTTGTATGTCAAGGCCGATCACGATATGCGCAACACCACCGACATGATCAGTCTGGACCGAATTGCGAAGAACATTGTTCGTACGCCAGGTATTTCGATGGTGCAAAGCATTACCCGGCCCAATGGCCGGCCGCTGGAACACGCCTCGCTGCCGTATGCGATGGGTTCGATGGGAACCAAGATCGGTCAGAATCTGGGGTTCTTGAAGGACCGTGTCACCGATATCGACACCATGGCCGCCCGGATGGGGGACATGATGGAGCTGAGCAAGAACATGGCGGACATCACCGGTCAGCTGTCCGCGGGTACTCAGATGTCCGTGGAGGCTTCTCGGGGGCTGAAGGTTGCGATGGACAAGACGCGCGACAATCTTGCCAACTTCGATGACTTCTTCCGGCCCGTGCGCAACTACTTATATTGGGAGCCGCACTGTTTCGACATTCCGATTTGTTGGGCCATGCGTTCGCTGAATGAATCGATCGACAATATTGACGAAGCGACCTCGCAACTGGGCCCGATGGTGGACGGCCTGAGCATGGTGGATGCGGCCACCCCGCAGATGATCACGCAGCTCAATGCGATGGTGCAGAACATGGCCGTCATGCAAAAGCTGACTTTGACGATGCAAAGCCTGTTCCACGCCACCATCGCCCAGCTCGAGCCCATGATCAACCCGATGGTCGATATGGGCAAGGCGTTCGACAATGCCAAGAACGACGACTTCTTCTTCATGCCGCCGGATGCGTTCAAAACCAACGATTTTCAGACCGGTTTGAAGTTCATGATGACCCCCGATGGCAAGGGCGCACGCATCTTGATCTACCACGAGGGCGAAGCGATGAGCCCGGAAGGTATTGATCAAATTCAGCGGGCCGCCTCGGCTGCACACGAGGCCATCAAGGGGACGTCGCTGTCTAATGTCGATCTGCTGGTAGCCGGTGCGTCCGCGAATTACCGTGATGTGCAAGCATTTTCTATGAACGACATCCTGACGATGATGTTGGCGACATTCGGGCTGGTGTTCCTGATTGTCATGGTGATCACCCGCACCCTGGCCGGTTCGGTGATTGTGCTGATCACCGTGGTGCTGTCCTTCCTGGGCTCCCTCGGCTTGGCCGCATTCATCTGGGAAACCTTGATAGGCATTGAACTGCATTGGCTCACACTGCCTATCGCGTTCATTGTGCTTGTCGGGGTGGGCTGTGACTACAACCTGCTGCTGCTGTCCCGGTACCGGGAGGAACTGCACGCAGGTATCCGAACCGGCCTGATCCGCACCATCGCCGGCTCGGGCAACGTCGCCGTCACCGCCGCATTCGTGCTTGCCGGAACCATGCTGGCCATGCTCTCCAGCGACGTGGTCAACATCGGCCAGGCCGGATCCACCATCTGCATCGGACTGATCTTCGACATGATGATCGTCCGACTGTTCCTGGTGATGCCGCTGGCCCGGATACTCGGCCCATGGTTCTGGTGGCCCCAGAAACTGCCCGCCCGGAAACGCGCCACGTTCAGGGATGAGCCCGAACGTGGTCCGCGACCGGACGTGCCGGCGACTTCGTAG
- a CDS encoding DUF4244 domain-containing protein, whose protein sequence is MVVIVESEDGMSTVEYAIGTIAAAAFGAILYTVVTGDSIVSALTNIIARALNTSV, encoded by the coding sequence ATGGTGGTGATCGTCGAGTCAGAGGATGGCATGTCCACCGTGGAGTATGCGATTGGCACGATCGCGGCGGCGGCCTTCGGAGCGATTTTGTACACGGTGGTCACCGGGGATTCGATCGTCAGTGCGCTCACCAACATCATCGCGCGCGCACTCAACACCAGCGTCTAG
- a CDS encoding type II secretion system F family protein, with the protein MTTALLLLAAAILSTPGALRARARLSQGDAPIVVDREANEKGLLGMAFSLDVLSVCLRSGTPVATAAVVVSSCAPPELARILNRAGEMLALGAPASAAWADPGSADDLAYEQRQALTRLARRSADSGAVLAEGIASLAVQCRRDAVDAAVATAERAGVLIGAPLGLCFLPSFVCLGIVPVVMGLANDVFNSGVL; encoded by the coding sequence GTGACCACGGCTCTGCTGCTGCTTGCCGCGGCAATCTTGAGCACGCCGGGGGCGTTGCGTGCCCGTGCAAGGCTGTCGCAGGGTGATGCACCTATCGTCGTGGATCGCGAAGCCAACGAAAAGGGTTTATTGGGAATGGCTTTCAGCCTCGACGTGCTGAGCGTGTGTCTTCGATCAGGGACGCCGGTAGCGACCGCCGCGGTGGTGGTGTCCTCCTGCGCACCGCCGGAATTGGCCCGGATCCTGAACCGCGCGGGGGAGATGCTCGCCCTGGGTGCGCCGGCCTCGGCAGCCTGGGCTGATCCGGGATCTGCGGATGATCTGGCATACGAGCAGCGGCAGGCGCTGACCAGATTGGCACGGCGATCGGCCGACTCCGGTGCGGTGCTGGCCGAGGGCATTGCCTCGCTGGCCGTGCAGTGTCGTAGGGATGCCGTCGACGCAGCCGTGGCCACCGCCGAACGTGCCGGTGTGCTGATCGGTGCGCCGTTAGGACTGTGCTTTCTGCCGTCATTCGTCTGTCTGGGCATCGTGCCTGTCGTCATGGGCCTGGCGAACGATGTATTCAACAGTGGTGTGCTGTGA
- a CDS encoding TetR/AcrR family transcriptional regulator, producing the protein MEAGSTSGAGSRRPWVERRAHLLDTAEQLFFERGFAAVSLSDIAQAAGVTKPIAYRHFKTKDGAYLACARRAQADFAQALIQRADPTRAVREQFATAADLFFELLETHPERWELIYGSAAVLPAESREELSALRLDNIETTYALITKDRPGIPQLFAEGLSHAMSGAAERLGHWWQSRPDLDRQDMINIYVEIFYAAVAPYLDSPQSTNKR; encoded by the coding sequence ATGGAGGCAGGTTCGACGTCCGGCGCGGGGTCGCGTCGCCCGTGGGTAGAGCGCCGCGCGCACCTGTTGGACACCGCCGAGCAGTTGTTCTTTGAGCGCGGCTTCGCCGCGGTGTCGTTAAGCGACATCGCCCAGGCCGCAGGCGTCACCAAGCCCATTGCCTACCGCCATTTCAAAACCAAGGACGGGGCGTACTTGGCCTGTGCCCGGCGAGCCCAAGCCGACTTCGCGCAGGCCCTGATACAGCGTGCGGACCCCACGCGTGCCGTGCGCGAGCAGTTTGCCACCGCCGCCGACCTGTTCTTTGAGCTCTTGGAGACTCATCCCGAGCGGTGGGAGCTGATTTACGGCAGCGCCGCAGTGCTGCCCGCAGAATCACGGGAGGAACTCTCCGCCTTGCGGTTGGACAACATCGAGACGACCTATGCGTTGATCACCAAGGATCGTCCCGGCATACCCCAGCTTTTCGCCGAAGGACTCTCGCACGCCATGTCCGGGGCAGCGGAACGTCTCGGACACTGGTGGCAATCCCGCCCCGACCTGGACCGCCAAGACATGATCAATATCTACGTCGAAATCTTCTACGCCGCGGTGGCTCCCTATCTCGATTCACCGCAATCGACGAACAAACGCTGA
- a CDS encoding alpha/beta hydrolase translates to MVVTLHPKSGLKARLPFLFVLLVVKPLLILFPIFDAGLRQLKWLDRGAQRGPDAPGIERTRIALADRPTDLMVPAGTRAGDSDTAILYLHGGAFIACGPATHRKITGLLARQLQIPVYVLDYRQLPEVGVGSSVADAVQAYRELLQDYARVIVVGDSAGGYLSGKVIEYAHTHGLTKPVAYVGYSPLLDLDLASNPSSTSRHDAYLPKGKLAKLAPKFDRGPVEFTGERRVISVPVEAFPPTLLITAQDEFLEPDALELAEKLTAAGVVATVHSYSWQLHAFPAIAVSRDTAEAVVLSADFIREALSVSEQGSATEQAG, encoded by the coding sequence ATGGTCGTCACCCTGCACCCCAAGTCGGGTCTCAAGGCTCGGTTGCCGTTTCTGTTCGTGCTGCTCGTCGTCAAGCCGCTGCTGATCCTGTTCCCGATCTTCGACGCGGGTCTTCGGCAGCTCAAATGGCTGGATCGTGGCGCCCAGCGTGGTCCCGACGCGCCCGGCATCGAAAGGACGCGGATCGCGCTGGCCGACAGGCCCACGGATCTGATGGTGCCGGCCGGGACGCGGGCCGGCGATTCCGACACCGCCATCCTCTATCTGCACGGGGGTGCGTTCATCGCGTGCGGCCCCGCCACCCATCGCAAGATCACCGGTCTGTTGGCGCGTCAGCTTCAGATCCCGGTCTACGTGCTCGACTACCGGCAGCTGCCGGAGGTCGGTGTGGGCAGCTCGGTGGCGGACGCGGTGCAGGCCTACCGCGAGCTACTGCAGGACTACGCACGGGTGATCGTCGTCGGCGACTCGGCCGGCGGGTACCTGAGCGGCAAGGTCATCGAATACGCGCACACCCATGGCCTGACGAAACCCGTTGCCTATGTAGGGTATTCACCGCTGCTGGATCTGGACTTGGCCTCCAATCCGTCCAGCACCAGTCGTCACGACGCGTACCTGCCCAAGGGCAAGCTCGCCAAGTTGGCGCCTAAATTCGACAGGGGTCCAGTGGAATTCACTGGAGAACGTCGGGTGATATCGGTACCTGTCGAGGCGTTCCCGCCCACGCTGCTTATCACCGCGCAGGACGAGTTCCTGGAACCGGACGCCCTGGAGCTCGCCGAGAAGCTCACCGCCGCGGGCGTGGTGGCCACGGTGCACAGCTACTCGTGGCAGCTACACGCCTTCCCTGCCATCGCCGTCTCACGCGACACGGCCGAGGCGGTCGTTCTCTCCGCCGACTTCATCCGTGAGGCGTTGTCGGTCTCCGAGCAGGGCAGCGCCACGGAGCAGGCCGGGTAA
- the ssd gene encoding septum site-determining protein Ssd translates to MVERVEGIAGDPIVVAVSDRRLGNDIERIVAATGKPLILATDAGAIGRQAWTRAGVVVLDGADPSLDTVTRLPRRARVLLVSRDEPTSEMWQRAVAVGAEQVLALPEDEVRLIEACSAIPPAAGAGHAPVIAVVGGRGGAGASVLCAAIGLSVPGGALIVDADPYGGGIDLLLGWEDIDGMRWPDIDMRSGRVSFDALRRALPHRRGLVVVSGDRSGGGGNTEAVGGVIDSAREAGVPVIVDLPRRLGATSVAALERTDLVVVVVPAEVRACVAAALVTTAIQVTNPNVGVVVRGPAPSGLRPAEVAEIVGAPLIAAMRPEPNLGNRLDNGGLRLSRRSPLAGAARAVLALISRDGKGVAA, encoded by the coding sequence ATGGTGGAGCGCGTGGAGGGAATTGCGGGGGATCCGATCGTCGTTGCCGTGAGTGATCGACGTCTCGGCAACGACATCGAACGGATTGTTGCGGCGACGGGTAAACCACTGATCCTCGCTACCGATGCCGGCGCGATCGGCAGGCAGGCGTGGACCCGTGCGGGCGTCGTGGTGCTCGACGGCGCTGACCCGTCGCTGGATACGGTGACTCGACTGCCACGTCGAGCCCGGGTACTGCTCGTCTCTCGGGACGAGCCGACGAGTGAGATGTGGCAAAGGGCGGTCGCGGTGGGCGCCGAGCAGGTGCTCGCGTTGCCGGAGGATGAAGTCAGGCTCATCGAGGCCTGTTCAGCAATACCGCCCGCCGCGGGGGCAGGCCACGCCCCGGTGATTGCGGTCGTGGGTGGACGCGGTGGTGCTGGCGCGTCTGTTCTGTGCGCCGCGATTGGCCTGAGTGTGCCGGGCGGCGCGCTCATCGTCGATGCCGATCCGTACGGTGGCGGAATCGACCTGCTGCTGGGGTGGGAGGACATCGACGGCATGCGCTGGCCGGATATCGATATGCGCAGCGGCCGAGTGAGTTTCGACGCGCTTCGCCGAGCGCTGCCGCATCGTCGCGGGCTTGTTGTCGTATCGGGCGACAGATCGGGAGGCGGTGGCAACACGGAGGCGGTCGGCGGGGTAATCGACAGTGCACGAGAAGCCGGAGTGCCGGTGATCGTCGACCTGCCGAGGAGGCTCGGTGCGACGAGTGTGGCCGCGCTGGAGCGCACGGATCTGGTGGTCGTGGTGGTACCTGCTGAGGTGCGGGCATGCGTGGCAGCCGCACTTGTGACCACGGCGATACAGGTCACTAATCCGAATGTCGGTGTTGTGGTGCGCGGTCCCGCTCCGAGTGGGTTACGTCCGGCAGAGGTAGCCGAAATCGTGGGAGCCCCACTGATCGCCGCCATGCGACCGGAACCGAATCTCGGCAATCGCCTCGACAACGGCGGTCTGCGGTTATCGCGACGTTCGCCATTGGCGGGTGCCGCGCGCGCAGTGCTGGCACTGATCTCGCGTGACGGGAAGGGTGTGGCGGCATGA
- a CDS encoding type II secretion system F family protein, translated as MTQALLLLATAFLIVPQRRSRIRQGGLCPWRWNWKLAAAPLGGLMLAGAWLLPLSVAMAVGIAGATLCVRWRRRRRLMAQSEELIVLESGLDVVVGELRVGAHPVRAFEVTAAELGGMTGEVFAAIAARARLGVTLDPAVPRLGALASQWGRISRGWMLAQRHGLAVADLLDACRLDLQERQRFTARVNAGLAGPRATAAVLTGLPVAGIGLGQMIGAKPLSVLCAGGMGGVLLVVGVTLACVGLLWSDVITGKALR; from the coding sequence ATGACGCAGGCTTTGCTGTTACTCGCCACAGCGTTTCTCATTGTGCCGCAAAGACGCTCGCGGATAAGGCAGGGGGGATTATGTCCTTGGCGGTGGAACTGGAAGCTGGCGGCGGCACCGCTGGGTGGTCTGATGTTGGCGGGGGCGTGGTTGTTGCCACTGTCGGTGGCGATGGCGGTGGGTATCGCGGGCGCGACGTTGTGTGTGCGGTGGCGCCGTCGTCGCCGGTTGATGGCCCAATCGGAGGAACTGATCGTCTTGGAGTCCGGCCTCGACGTGGTTGTTGGTGAGCTGAGGGTGGGCGCGCATCCTGTGCGCGCGTTCGAGGTCACCGCCGCAGAGCTTGGAGGAATGACCGGGGAGGTGTTCGCGGCCATCGCCGCCCGCGCACGCCTGGGGGTGACGCTCGATCCGGCTGTGCCGAGGTTGGGCGCATTGGCATCGCAATGGGGCCGGATCAGCCGTGGCTGGATGCTGGCCCAGCGTCACGGCCTCGCCGTCGCAGATCTGCTCGATGCGTGTAGATTGGATCTACAAGAACGGCAACGGTTTACGGCACGGGTGAATGCCGGTCTCGCCGGGCCGCGCGCGACGGCGGCGGTGCTTACCGGATTGCCGGTAGCAGGAATCGGGCTCGGACAGATGATCGGAGCCAAACCGCTGAGCGTGCTGTGCGCGGGTGGAATGGGCGGCGTGCTACTGGTTGTCGGGGTGACGTTGGCCTGTGTCGGTCTGCTGTGGTCAGACGTAATCACCGGGAAGGCATTGCGGTGA
- a CDS encoding MmpS family transport accessory protein yields the protein MSRHKQSRGRAGRILGTLWMPLVALIVIVVVGFGVTRIREKSQAISHPPTTRPIPATVVQINPKNVTYEVFGDLGASGKVSYANLNSEPVDVVLTSLPWSVSETTMSSAASLSLVAQVDGDSLGCRIRVDGEVREEQVVNHASAAVACTVTAA from the coding sequence ATGAGTCGACACAAACAGTCTCGGGGCCGTGCCGGACGAATTCTCGGCACGTTGTGGATGCCTTTGGTGGCGCTGATTGTCATCGTGGTCGTTGGGTTCGGGGTCACTCGGATTCGGGAGAAGTCGCAGGCGATCAGCCATCCGCCGACTACCCGTCCGATTCCGGCCACGGTTGTTCAGATCAATCCCAAGAACGTCACCTATGAGGTGTTCGGCGATTTGGGAGCTAGCGGGAAAGTGTCCTATGCCAACCTCAACAGCGAACCGGTCGATGTCGTGCTGACGTCATTGCCGTGGTCGGTTTCTGAAACCACGATGTCGTCGGCGGCGTCGCTGAGCCTGGTGGCTCAGGTGGACGGGGACTCGTTGGGGTGCCGTATCCGGGTCGATGGCGAGGTTCGCGAGGAACAGGTCGTGAACCATGCCAGCGCCGCGGTCGCATGCACGGTGACGGCAGCATGA
- a CDS encoding Rv3654c family TadE-like protein, giving the protein MRWRGSPRRVDCYRPLRLRLSRFQRWNPRADNGSASIVAVAMMAVLLALTAGAAAVSEAVVARHRAQAAADLSALAGAQRALYGTAPACAEATVVARRVGAAVTVCMVEDLDVVVSVNVPVMLGRFGMGPARATARAGPVTEGG; this is encoded by the coding sequence ATGCGGTGGCGCGGGTCGCCGCGACGAGTAGATTGCTACCGACCATTACGATTGCGGCTGAGTCGGTTTCAGCGATGGAACCCCAGGGCTGACAACGGCTCGGCGAGCATCGTCGCGGTGGCGATGATGGCGGTGCTGTTGGCGTTGACGGCTGGAGCTGCTGCGGTGAGCGAGGCCGTGGTGGCGCGGCATCGGGCTCAGGCCGCCGCCGATCTGTCCGCGCTGGCCGGGGCGCAACGTGCGCTGTACGGCACCGCGCCCGCCTGTGCGGAGGCTACCGTTGTCGCCCGGAGGGTGGGCGCCGCCGTCACCGTCTGCATGGTCGAGGATCTCGATGTGGTTGTCAGCGTGAATGTTCCGGTGATGCTGGGCCGGTTCGGGATGGGCCCGGCTCGAGCGACGGCCCGTGCGGGACCGGTCACCGAAGGCGGGTGA